Sequence from the Amycolatopsis sp. NBC_00345 genome:
CCTGTACGTCGTCGCCGCCCTCGTCGCCCTCCTCAACGCGCCCGCTTCACTCGCCCTCGACGCCGCGACCGCGCTCTACTTCGCCGTCCTGCCCCAGACGTACAGAACAGGTGACCGCACGTGAAGATCTTCATCCTCGGCGGCAGCAGCCGGATCGCGGTGCAGCTGACCGAAATCCTGACCGACGCGGGCCACGACGTCACCGGCACGGCCCGCGGCGAACGCGGCCGGCAAGACGTGCTGGACAGCGGCGGCACCCCGGTCCCGCTCGACCTCGAAACCGCCACCGCCCGCGACGTCGCCGACCAGCTGGGCGAGGTGGACGCCGTGGTCTTCGCGGCGGGCGCGGGATATGGCAGCACCACCAAGCAGAAGGAGATCATCGACCGCGACGGCGCGATCCTGCTCGCCGACGCGGCGGAGCTGGCCGGCGTGCGCCGTTACGTGCTGATCTCTTCGATGGGGACCGACCGCTTCGACGCCGGCTCGGCCGATCCGTTCCAGATCTACCTCCGGTTCAAGAGCGAAGCCGACGCCGCGGTGCGCGTCCGCGATCTCGACTGGACCATCATCCGGCCGTCCGGGCTGAACGACCGCGACGGCACCGGGCACCTGCGGATCGGCACCGGCTTCAGCGGCGGCAGTGTCCCGCGCGCCGACGTGGCGGTCCTGATCGGCCGTCTGCTGGTCGAAGGCCTGGGCGTGCGCCGGCAGTTCGAGGTCACGTCGGGGGCTCAGCCGATCGGCGAAATCGAGCTGTAAACGGCCCTGGTCAACGACGGGGCGCGGGGGACGGCCGTTCGCCGGCCCGGTCGATGGCGCGCAGCTCGTCGAGGCTGTCGGCGAGGGTGCGGCCGGCCAACGCGCCGAGGACGGCCGCCTCGGTCTCGTCGGTGAGCCTGCCGAAGTACTCGGCGGAGTGGTTGGTGACCAGGCACTCCCGGGGCCCCTCCGGCCGGGGCGCCCACAGCGGCTTGTCGCCGATGGACGAGCGGTAGATCTCCCCCAGCGTGATCCGGTCCGCGGCCCGCCCGAGGCGGACGCCCCCGCTGCGGCCCTTGATCGACGCGACGAGGCCGTCCTGGATCAGCGGGACCATCAGCTTGCGCACCAGGCTCGGGTTCGTGTTCAGGCTCCGGGCGAGCTGGGTCGAGCTGAGGACGGGACTGCCCTCTTCCTCGCCGTGGCCCAGCAGGAGCATCGCCTTCAGCGTGCTGGAGAACCGCACGTCCAGCATGCTCGTACCCCTTTCGTCGGCCGCTTGGTCCGGGCCCGCGTCCCATATTAGCAACTCTTACTGTTGCACTTCTGCTCCGCGATATGTACTTTTCACTCATGCAGATTACGACGAGCACCGAACCCGAGCTCAAAGAGATCATTGCCCGCTACACCCGAGCCGCGGACCAGCGCGACGGCGCGGCGATGGCCAAGCTCTACGAGGCCGACGCGGTCATCGAGGTCTACTACCGAGGGCCCGACGGGATGGAGGCGCTGGGCAAGCTCTCCGGCGCAGCGCAGATCGAGGCGTCCATGACCACGGCCATGGCACCGCACCCGCCCCTGGGCTGGAGCCACCACACCACCTACGACCACCTGGTCACCATCGACGGCGACGAGGCCGACATCGAAACCCAGTTCATCACCTACGACGTCGTCGGAACCCGGAAGCCCGAGGGCGGCTGGCCCGCCGGCACCTTCGGCGCCCAGGGCACCATCAAGCCCATCGAGTCCGGGTACTACCACTACTTCTTTCGCCGGACCGACGGCGTCTGGCGCATCCGCCGCATGAACATCACCCACGACATCCCCTACGTCTTCTGAGACCGGACATGGCGACACTTGGACTCATCGGCAGTGGGCACATCGGCAGCACGCTCGCCCGGCTGGCGGTCAACGCCGGTCTGGACGTCGTGCTCAGCAACTCCCGGGGGCCGCAGACGCTTTCCGGCCTCGTGGACGAGCTGGGGCCGCGGGCCCGCGCAGCCACTCCCGCACAGGCGGCCGCCGCCGGGGACTGGGTCGTCGTGACGATCCCGGTGGCCGCCGTCGCAACGGTTCCCCGGGAACCCCTCGCCGGCAAGACGGTCATCGACACCGGCAACTACTGGGCCCCGCGCGACGGCACCATCCCGGAGCTCGAAGCGCGGGAGCTCACCGACAGCGAATTGCTCCAGCGGCACCTGGCCGAGGCGCATGTGGTGAAGGCGTTCAACAACATCAACTACCAGCACCTCCGGGCCCTGCCACGGCCCGTGGGCGCGGCCGACCGCACCGCCCTGCCGATCGCCGGCAACAACCCGGGCGCGAAGAGGCACGCCGCCGAGTTGCTCTCGCTGCTCGGGTACGACTCCGTGGACATGGGGCCGCTCACCGAAAGCTGGCGCTCACAAGTAGGCAATCCGGCATTCTGCGCGCCCTACGCGGTGACCAAGGACGACCGGTACCTGAACCAGCCGGCCGCGCCCGCCTCTGCCGCCGAGATCAACGCGGCGCTGGCGTCGGCACGGCGCTGAATCACCGGGAGCGCGGGCCGTCCGGTGCGGCCCGCGCTGGTGATCCGTATCGTCGTCGCATGGCCGTGACAGAACAGGCGGCACCGCCGAAGGTGCCGGAAGAAGCGATCACCGATCTGCTCACTCGTCTCGAGCGGTATCGGCCAGTCGAGGTGCCGAAGGAGCTGGAGACCGGCGCCGGAGTCGATCGTGCCTGGCTGGACGCCCTCGTCAGCCGTTGGCGGGGCGGGTACGACTGGCGCGAGCACGAAGCCCGGATCCGCTCGTGGCCGTGGGAGCTCGTCGATGGTGAGACGCCGCTGCGCGTCTTGCACCAGCGGGTGAGCGCGGACGCGCCGACCGTGCTGCTGCTGCACGGATGGCCGGACTCGGTGCTGCGGTTCGAGAAGGTGCTGCCGCTGCTGTCCGAGTACAACGTGGTTGTTCCGGCGCTGCCGGGTTTCCCTTTCAGCGCCCCGTCAAGCGCGCGGGGGATGTCGGCGACGGACATGGCGGAGGTGGTCGCGCAGGCGATGGAGTCGCTGGGGTACAACAACTACGTGGTGAGCGCCGGCGACGTCGGCTCGGACGTCGCCGAGCTGGTGATCCGTCACCACACCGACAGTGTGCCGGCCGCGCACCTGACCGACGTGTCGCAGCTGCACTTCCTCCAGGACCTGCCCGCGGACCTGACCGAGGAGGAGCGGGCGTACGTCGGGCGGGGCCAGGCTTGGCAGGCCGCCGAGGGCGGGTACATGCACGAGCAGTCGACGAAGCCCGCCACCCTCGCGATCGGCCTGGGTGACTCGCCCGTGGGCCTGCTGGGCTGGATCGGGGAGAAGCTGTGGAGCTGGAGCGACCACGACGACCGCGACATCTCGACGGTCTTCACGCCCGACGAGGTGCTGACCTGGGTGTCGGCCTACTGGTTCGGTGAGAACATCGGCACTTCGTTCGCACCGTACGCGTTGAAGTCGGCGCTCCCGAACGAGCACGTGGCCACCCCGGTGGTGCTGACGATCTTCCCGAAAGACCTGGCGAACGCTCCTCGGTCATTCGCGGAACGGCTGTTCGACGTGCGCAGCTTCCAGGAACTTCCGCGAGGTGGCCACTTCGCGGCGTGGGAGCAGCCGGAGCAGTACGTCGCGGGAGTGCGGGCGGCGGTGGCAATCGCGCGGACGTGAGCTGCTCCGGCAGCCCTGAGCCAGACACGCTCCTAGCGTCTCGCGACCCTGACGGGTTTGCGCCCCAATGTGGCGTTCGGTGCGTCCAACGCAACCAACGCCACATTGGGGCGCTTCGGGCCAAGCCGGAGCTGGCGCACAGCGACCAGGTGGAGAAAGCCGAGACACGCTCTCAGCGCAGCCGCCACAGGTGGTCCGCCGTGCCGTTGTCGGTGTACTGGACCACCTGTGCACTGTCCGAAGTAGACATCCGGTCCACGCCCAGCACCTTGCCGGAGTTGCGGTTCACGATCCGGAACCAGCCGCTGCCGTCGTCGAGCAGGCGCCACTCGTGGTCGGCGGTGCCGTTGTCGCTGAACTGCACGACCAGCGCACTGTCCGAAGCGGACATCTGGTCCACACCCAGCACCTTGCCCGAGTTGACATTGCGGATCAGCAGCCAGCCCGCCGCGGTGGCCTCGAAGGTCCACAGGTGATCGGACGTGCCGCTGTCGGCGAACTGGACGACGCGGGCGCTGTCGGCCGTCGACATCTGATCAACGCCCAGTACCTTCGCCGAGTTCCGGTTCTCGACCCGCAGCTGGCCGTCCGGCAGCAGCTGCCACACGTGGTCGGCGGTGCCGCTGTCGGCGAACTGGACCACCTGCGCGCTGTCCGCTGTGGACATCTGGTCCACGCCGAGCACCTTGCCGGAGTTGCGGTTCTTCAGCCGCCACCAGCCGTCGCCGTTGTCGATCAGTTGCCAGAGGTGGTCGGCGGTGCCGTTGTCGGCGAACTGGACGACCCGTGCGCTGTCCGCTGTGGACATTTGGTCCACACCGAGCACCTTGCCGGAGTTGTGATTGCGGATCCGGTACCAGCCGTCGCCGTTCGCGACCAGGTGCCAGAGGTGGTCGGCGGTGCCGCTGTCGGCGAACTGGACCACCTGCGCACTGTCCGCTGTGGACATCTGATCGACGCCGAGTACCTTGCCGGAGTTGCGGTTCACGATGCGGAAGCCCGCCCCGCCGCCGCCGGGCAACCACGGGTGCCCGTCGGGCGCCGCCGTCGGGAACGAGGTGACCCGCAGCCGGGCCGCGCCCATCGGGATCAGCGTGACCGGCTCGACGTCGGCCACACTGCGCGCCGGTGACGCCTGCAGCGGGGTCACGACGTTCTGGTCGTCCGCGGTCCATTCGGTGATCTTCCGCGCGGGCGCGGTGATCCGGACCGGAACGGCGTCCGGGGTGAACGGGTTGGCGGGCAACGGCCCGCCCGAAGCCGCGAACGTCATCGCCGAGGCCGCGGTCGCCGGGTCGACGGCCAGCCCGTAGTTCCACGGCGTTGTCGCGTGCACCGCGTACTCCGGGAACTGCCCGTTACCGCCGATCTGCTCGTACTGCTCCCCGATCTCCAGCGAGTACGTCAGCGGGCCGTGGTCGACCGAAAGGGAGTCGTGGTTCGCGCTCCACGCGCGCACGGAAGTCTGCTGCGGCAGGGTCAACGTGACGACGTCGCCGTTACTCCAGGCCCGGTCGACTTTCGCGAACGCGGGCCCGGCCGGCACCGCGACCGGTGCGCCCGCCACGGTGAGCTGCGGCGCCGCGCACCAGGCCGGAATCCGGAGGTACAGCGGGAAATCCAGCTGCTTCGGTGTCTGGACGGTGAAAGTGACCTGCTCCGAGAACGGATAGGTCGTGTCCTCGGTGATGGTCACCGAGGTGCCGTCGGCGACCTTCGCCGTGACACTGCTGGCCGCGTACATCGCCGCCGCGAGGCCCTTGTCCGGGGTGGCCAGCCAGAGTTCCTCGGTGAAATACGGCCAGCCCATGCCGTAGTTGTGCGGGCAGCAGCGGTATTGGTCGACGCCGGGCAGGTAGGCCTGCATCGCGAAGCCGTTCTGGAACTGGCCTTCGCTCTTGGGCACGTTGTCGAGGTCGATGCTGTTCGCGCTGGTGATGTAGTGGACCCCGCGCCCGGCGGGGTCGAGCGCGGCGGGCAGGGAATTGAAGGCGAGGTCCTCGCAGCGGTCGGCCCACACCGGGTCGCCGGTCAGCCGGGTGAGCAACTGGTGGCTGGCCATGAACTCGACGATCCCGCAGGTCTCGAAGCCCTGCCGCGGGTCGCCGAAACCGGGCCGCGCGTTCTCGTCCCCGGCGAACCCGCCACCGGCGAACTGGCCGTAGGCCGCCATGATCGTGTCGTAGTCCTGGTAGGTCGCCTGGACCAGTTTCGTGTCACCGGAGCGCAGCGAGTACTGCGCGGGCTCGCGGAAACCCTGGGCGACGTTGACGTTGTGCAGGCTCGGCAGATTGCCGACCCAGTTGGCGCCGTAGCGGTGGATCTTGTCGGCGAGGTCGAGGAGGAACGCGTCACCGGTGCGGTTGAACAGCCAGAAGACGCTGTCCAGGCCGTCGCCCCAGCGCACGACCAGCCACTCCGCCTCGAACGCGTCCTGGCCCTGCGCGTTCATGTACTGGAAGAACTTGGTCAGGAACGGGATGACCCGCGCGTCGCCGGTGTACTCCTGCCAGGACCGCAGCGCCTGCATCATCGGCAGGTACGGCCAGAAGTGGGGGCCGCCCCTGAACTTGGTGCGCAGCTCGGTCGGGCCGAAGAAGCCGTCGGCCTGCTGGGTGGCCAGGACCGCGTCGACCCAGCGGCGGGCCGTGTCCAGCGCGGTGGCGTCACCGGTCACGGCGGCGAGGTCGATGTAGCCGCGCAGCCAGTACGGCACCTCCTCCCAGCCGTCGCGCTCGGGGTGCACCCAGCCGTTGGTGTCGAGGTCCAGGAAATGCGACGTCTCCGGGTAGTGCCCGCAGAGGCCGTCAAGTTGCAGGCGCAGCTGCCCGGCGAGCCAGCCGCGGGCCGTGACGGCGCCGGGCGGGAGCTTGAGGAACGCGGTGGATTCGAGCGGCGCCGCGTTCGGCGTGTAGAGCCCGCCTCTCGCGGGTGCGACCGTGCGGCAGCGGAGGGCGGCGGCCCCCAGGACCTCGGCGGCTCCGGCCCTCGCAGCGGTCGCTCCGGTGAGCACAGTGGCGACGGCTCCGGCGACGAAATGTCTACGGTTCAGCGGCACGGGGACCTGCCTCCACTCGTCGTTACAACGTTGTAAAAAACAACGTTGTAAAAACATGAGTACTCGCTGGAGTCGATGTTGTACAACCGCCGTTCGTCGTAGCCGGTGATCCGGTGGGAAATTCACTTGGCGAGCGGCGCCGGGTGAAGGGGGTCATCCGGAGCGCTTTGGCTGCGCTGGGCGGGGGCAGCGGTAGCATCCGACTCGTCAGCGAGTGATGCGTCAGCGTGGGGGCCACAGTGAGTTTCGATCTGGCGGTGTGGTTCGAGGCGACCTTGTCCTTGACTCCCGAGGCCGCGGAGAAGAAGTACATCCGGCTGTGCGACGAGGATCTCGCGGACGTCGTTCCGAGCGAGCGCGTCTCCGCCTTCTACGGGGCGTTGACGGCAATGCATCCGGAGATCGGCACGGTGCCCGACGAGGACCTCGATGCCTGTCCGTGGACAGCGCCGATGGACGTGTCGCCTGGACACGTGATCATGCCGATCACGGGGGCGCGGGCCGAGGAGATCGGTTCGGCGGTGCGGACGCTGGCTCGTCAGCACGGGCTGGTGTGCTTCGATCCGCAAGCCGGTGTCGTGCACACTCCGGACGCCGGGTCGCCGAGGCAGCTGCATTGGCAGTGTTGTGATGGCACGACTCTGGCCCGTCCTGAAGTGGCGAGTATCGAACGCGAGCTGGACCGGTTGTCCGAACGCAACTGGTACGCGGTTCTCGAAGATGAAGACGCGCGGTACGTTCAGGTAGGGCTCGGCCGGAACGCCGGCGTGTCCGGTGGCGGGTTCGCGGTGGAGTACCGAGACGGTACTCCGGACCGCCATTTCCGGCATATGACCGCCAGTCTTGACATCGTGAAGAGCGTTTTCCTTGGTTTCACCGGAAATGACAACGACTGGTACGACCGGTTGGCCTGGCAGCGAGTGCAGTTCTAGACCGGCAGTGGCCGAGTCGGCGACCAGGAAGCAGCGGCACGACTACTGCCGTTCGATGACCCGAACCCCCACTCGCAGCTGCTATTCGGAGTAAGTAGCCGCACCAGTCTCGACATGCCCGGCGAACCGGCGGGTGAAGCCGGTCCCCGTGTCGGCCTTGGCGGTGAGGTCGTACCAGTGGTGGTCGCCCGCCACGGGGTGACGGTGTTCGGCCCGGGCGCCGGGGGCGACGCGGTAAGTGTGCGGCGTACGGTCGGCGCCTCGTTCCGCGGTGACAGTGAAGACGCAAGCCGCGCTGCCGGTGTTGACGAGATCGACGATGACGGCGTCGTGGTCGTGGCGGAGGGTGGCGTTCGGGTGAGCGGCGCCGGGCGCGGTTTCCCCGGCCAGGTCGCCTTCGAGCCAGCGGAGGAATCCGTTGGGGCCGTGCACAGCGAGGTCGTAGCCGCCGGGCGTGGTCCAGTAATCGCTGAGCGTCGTGCCGGGGCCGAGGGTGTAGATCCACGGACCGTCCGAACGGAACCGGGCCGGTGACACCCGCAGGACGGCGCCGGTCGCGCCGGTGTTGGCCATGTCGATCCACAAGCGCCCGGCGTCGGCGCGGGCGGACGCCTCGAAGGCGTAAGGCAACGGGCGCGCCTTGCGGCGGCCGGGTTCCGGTGACGGCAGTTCCTGCCGCACCGGCGCCACCGGCGGCGCCCACCAGCGGGCGCACTGCTCATCCGCCTGCGCCGGGCGGCCCGCCGTGTCCGGCAGCGCGGGAACACCGGCGTCGTGCCGGGCGAAGTCGAAGGCCGAAGTCAGGTCCCCGCAAACGGTCCGGCGCCACGGGCTGATGTTGGGCTCGGCGACGCCGAACCGCCGTTCCAGGAACCGCAGTGTGGAGGTGTGGTCGAACAGTTCCGAGCACACCCACCCGCCCGTCGTCCACGGCGAGACCACGATGGCCGGGACCCGGAACCCCGGGCCGATGGGCTTGCCGTCGACGACCTCGCCGTCGGTGCCGACCGTGCTGTGGCCCTCGACCAGGCCCGACGGCGGGACCGGGCTGGGCAGGTGGTCGAAGAAACCGCCGTTCTCGTCGTAGTTGAGGATGAACACGGTCTTCGACCACACGTCCGGATTAGCGAACAGCCGCTTGAGCAGACGCGCCGTCAAGTCCTCCCCCACGGCCGGTTTAGCGGTCGCGTGCTCCGACATCCACTCCGACGCGACGATCCACGACACCTGCGGCAGGGTCCCGTTCTCGACGTCGGCGCCGAACGCGGTTTCCAGGTCGGCGACCTTCGCCATGCCCTTGTCGTAGAGCGGATCCCCGGGTTTGGCGGTGATGAACGGCGCGAACCACGCCAGCGCGTTGTCGTTGAAGTTGTCGTTCTCCTGGTAGACCTTCCAGCTGACGCCGGCCTTCTCCAGGCGTTCGGCGTAGGTCGTCCACGTGAAGCCGGTCGCGGGAACGGTGTTGTCCAGCACCGCGGGCCGGCCGACGGAGGCGCCGTTCGTACCGGTGAAGAAGTGCAGCCGGTTGGGGTTGGTCTGGGTCAGCGTCGAGCAGAAGTAGTTGTCGCACACGGTGAACGCGTCCGCGAGCGCGTGGTAGAACGGCAGGTCCGGGCGTTCGAAGTGCCCCATTCCGGTCTGGGACAGGTAAGTCCCGGCCGAGCTGGCGAAGTCGCGGTCCCGGATCCAGCCGTCGAACTTGCCGCCGTTGAAGGCCAGCAGGTCCTGCCGGTAGTCCATCGGCGGCGCGACCATGCAGGTCGCGTTGGTGGTCGCGGTGTCGAGGTGGAACGGCAGGGTGTGGCCGAGGTTCAGCAGATTCGGCTGGTGGAAAGCGGAAAAGCCGTTCGGCAGGCGGACCGGGGTCCGGTCGCCGAAGCCGCGCACGCCGCGCAGCGTGCCGAGGTAGTGGTCGAACGACCGGTTCTCCTGCATGAACAGCACCACGTGTTCCACCGCGGAGAGGTCCGGTCCGGCGGGGGCCACGGCCAGCGCGTCACGGACGAAGCCCGGCATCATCGACGCCGCGACCGCCGCTGAAGTCCCGGCCAGGAACCGGCGACGGCTGACCCCTGCGTCGCTGTCGGCATGCTCGGCCATGGCGGACTCCCCTCAGTCGGAACACGAAACATATTCGCGTGCAGTGAACCGAAGGTGTCGGTGAGATAACAGGTCCGAATGAGTGTTACCGATGCTCGGCGGACGCGTCTTTTGTAGGTTCCCTCGGGTTCAATGCCACAGTGAGGGGGTGGACGCGGAGCGCGATGGCGAGCGCGAAGCGTCCGGCCGGGTCGTCGATGACGCTGCCGAACAGGGTGCGGAGCTGACGCAGGCGGTAGCGGACGGTCTGGACGTGGACGTGCAGTTCGGCGCCGATCGCCTGCGGCTGGTCCGGCCGGGCCAGCCAGGCGGCGAGCGTCACGGTGAGCCGTTGCCGCGCGGGCTCGGGAACGGCCGCCAGCGGGGCGAGCACGTCGCGGGCGAACTCGGCGGCCAAGTCCCCTTCGGCGGTGAGCAGCAGGTCGATCCGATGGTCGGCGACCCGCACGATCGGCTCCGCACCGAGCGCTCCCCCGCGGGTCAACCGCCAGAGCGCGCCGGCCCGGCG
This genomic interval carries:
- a CDS encoding NADPH-dependent F420 reductase — encoded protein: MATLGLIGSGHIGSTLARLAVNAGLDVVLSNSRGPQTLSGLVDELGPRARAATPAQAAAAGDWVVVTIPVAAVATVPREPLAGKTVIDTGNYWAPRDGTIPELEARELTDSELLQRHLAEAHVVKAFNNINYQHLRALPRPVGAADRTALPIAGNNPGAKRHAAELLSLLGYDSVDMGPLTESWRSQVGNPAFCAPYAVTKDDRYLNQPAAPASAAEINAALASARR
- a CDS encoding epoxide hydrolase family protein, encoding MAVTEQAAPPKVPEEAITDLLTRLERYRPVEVPKELETGAGVDRAWLDALVSRWRGGYDWREHEARIRSWPWELVDGETPLRVLHQRVSADAPTVLLLHGWPDSVLRFEKVLPLLSEYNVVVPALPGFPFSAPSSARGMSATDMAEVVAQAMESLGYNNYVVSAGDVGSDVAELVIRHHTDSVPAAHLTDVSQLHFLQDLPADLTEEERAYVGRGQAWQAAEGGYMHEQSTKPATLAIGLGDSPVGLLGWIGEKLWSWSDHDDRDISTVFTPDEVLTWVSAYWFGENIGTSFAPYALKSALPNEHVATPVVLTIFPKDLANAPRSFAERLFDVRSFQELPRGGHFAAWEQPEQYVAGVRAAVAIART
- a CDS encoding NAD(P)H-binding protein → MKIFILGGSSRIAVQLTEILTDAGHDVTGTARGERGRQDVLDSGGTPVPLDLETATARDVADQLGEVDAVVFAAGAGYGSTTKQKEIIDRDGAILLADAAELAGVRRYVLISSMGTDRFDAGSADPFQIYLRFKSEADAAVRVRDLDWTIIRPSGLNDRDGTGHLRIGTGFSGGSVPRADVAVLIGRLLVEGLGVRRQFEVTSGAQPIGEIEL
- a CDS encoding RrF2 family transcriptional regulator, whose translation is MLDVRFSSTLKAMLLLGHGEEEGSPVLSSTQLARSLNTNPSLVRKLMVPLIQDGLVASIKGRSGGVRLGRAADRITLGEIYRSSIGDKPLWAPRPEGPRECLVTNHSAEYFGRLTDETEAAVLGALAGRTLADSLDELRAIDRAGERPSPAPRR
- a CDS encoding nuclear transport factor 2 family protein; this translates as MQITTSTEPELKEIIARYTRAADQRDGAAMAKLYEADAVIEVYYRGPDGMEALGKLSGAAQIEASMTTAMAPHPPLGWSHHTTYDHLVTIDGDEADIETQFITYDVVGTRKPEGGWPAGTFGAQGTIKPIESGYYHYFFRRTDGVWRIRRMNITHDIPYVF
- a CDS encoding RICIN domain-containing protein gives rise to the protein MPLNRRHFVAGAVATVLTGATAARAGAAEVLGAAALRCRTVAPARGGLYTPNAAPLESTAFLKLPPGAVTARGWLAGQLRLQLDGLCGHYPETSHFLDLDTNGWVHPERDGWEEVPYWLRGYIDLAAVTGDATALDTARRWVDAVLATQQADGFFGPTELRTKFRGGPHFWPYLPMMQALRSWQEYTGDARVIPFLTKFFQYMNAQGQDAFEAEWLVVRWGDGLDSVFWLFNRTGDAFLLDLADKIHRYGANWVGNLPSLHNVNVAQGFREPAQYSLRSGDTKLVQATYQDYDTIMAAYGQFAGGGFAGDENARPGFGDPRQGFETCGIVEFMASHQLLTRLTGDPVWADRCEDLAFNSLPAALDPAGRGVHYITSANSIDLDNVPKSEGQFQNGFAMQAYLPGVDQYRCCPHNYGMGWPYFTEELWLATPDKGLAAAMYAASSVTAKVADGTSVTITEDTTYPFSEQVTFTVQTPKQLDFPLYLRIPAWCAAPQLTVAGAPVAVPAGPAFAKVDRAWSNGDVVTLTLPQQTSVRAWSANHDSLSVDHGPLTYSLEIGEQYEQIGGNGQFPEYAVHATTPWNYGLAVDPATAASAMTFAASGGPLPANPFTPDAVPVRITAPARKITEWTADDQNVVTPLQASPARSVADVEPVTLIPMGAARLRVTSFPTAAPDGHPWLPGGGGAGFRIVNRNSGKVLGVDQMSTADSAQVVQFADSGTADHLWHLVANGDGWYRIRNHNSGKVLGVDQMSTADSARVVQFADNGTADHLWQLIDNGDGWWRLKNRNSGKVLGVDQMSTADSAQVVQFADSGTADHVWQLLPDGQLRVENRNSAKVLGVDQMSTADSARVVQFADSGTSDHLWTFEATAAGWLLIRNVNSGKVLGVDQMSASDSALVVQFSDNGTADHEWRLLDDGSGWFRIVNRNSGKVLGVDRMSTSDSAQVVQYTDNGTADHLWRLR
- a CDS encoding phosphocholine-specific phospholipase C; translated protein: MAEHADSDAGVSRRRFLAGTSAAVAASMMPGFVRDALAVAPAGPDLSAVEHVVLFMQENRSFDHYLGTLRGVRGFGDRTPVRLPNGFSAFHQPNLLNLGHTLPFHLDTATTNATCMVAPPMDYRQDLLAFNGGKFDGWIRDRDFASSAGTYLSQTGMGHFERPDLPFYHALADAFTVCDNYFCSTLTQTNPNRLHFFTGTNGASVGRPAVLDNTVPATGFTWTTYAERLEKAGVSWKVYQENDNFNDNALAWFAPFITAKPGDPLYDKGMAKVADLETAFGADVENGTLPQVSWIVASEWMSEHATAKPAVGEDLTARLLKRLFANPDVWSKTVFILNYDENGGFFDHLPSPVPPSGLVEGHSTVGTDGEVVDGKPIGPGFRVPAIVVSPWTTGGWVCSELFDHTSTLRFLERRFGVAEPNISPWRRTVCGDLTSAFDFARHDAGVPALPDTAGRPAQADEQCARWWAPPVAPVRQELPSPEPGRRKARPLPYAFEASARADAGRLWIDMANTGATGAVLRVSPARFRSDGPWIYTLGPGTTLSDYWTTPGGYDLAVHGPNGFLRWLEGDLAGETAPGAAHPNATLRHDHDAVIVDLVNTGSAACVFTVTAERGADRTPHTYRVAPGARAEHRHPVAGDHHWYDLTAKADTGTGFTRRFAGHVETGAATYSE